A DNA window from Chiloscyllium plagiosum isolate BGI_BamShark_2017 chromosome 9, ASM401019v2, whole genome shotgun sequence contains the following coding sequences:
- the LOC122552772 gene encoding metastasis-associated protein MTA1-like isoform X1: protein MRFPEAVKRPLSIKVTLRKPLTSIIKYLEAHPAVKPKILRGVSSCTSGNFSQSSKRLSTIQNCGSPTILGNKGYSLHNGVDGGVKKRPWMSNRDVTSHTQRMCIDYFSYLPNGKGLSTGIKAIQPGTVPIIKRQRPNWIIDPDDEFFVATEETSLATLQNLQSFNVSVLHNPDFNWCSFVNHVFSYLRSDL from the exons atgagatttccagaggcagtgAAAAGACCACTGAGTATCAAAGTTACTTTGAGGAAGCCTCTAACAAGTATTATCAAGTATCTTG AAGCGCATCCTGCTGTAAAGCCAAAGATATTGAGAGGAGTGTCAAGCTGCACTTCAGGAAACTTCAGTCAATCATCAAAACGACTATCTACAATTCAAAACTGTGGCTCTCCAACAATTCTAGGGAACAAAGGTTACAGCCTTCACAACGGTGTAGATG GAGGTGTGAAGAAACGACCTTGGATGTCCAATAGGG ATGTTACAAGTCACACACAAAGAATG TGCATTGACTATTTCTCATACTTGCCTAATGGAAAAGGACTGTCAACAGGTATCAAAGCCATCCAGCCAGGGACCGTTCCCATAATCAAGAGACAACGGCCAAACTGGATCATTGACCCTGATGATGAATTTTTTGTGGCAACCGAAGAAACAAG cCTTGCAACCCTCCAAAATCTACAATCCTTCAATGTTAGTGTCTTGCACAATCCAGATTTTAACTGGTGCTCCTTTGTCAACCATGTCTTCAGCTACCTACGCTCTgatctctga